The following are encoded in a window of Brettanomyces bruxellensis chromosome 9, complete sequence genomic DNA:
- a CDS encoding uncharacterized protein (BUSCO:EOG09263L00): MERQSVDDDKAGCMSPSNVSNTSLKMSPSLSIIQQQMQQQQNSQNARVQRTESVQDNIKPYATQQMSKVQTQNNGTVQDRRELFRKGLNSTPGIIYRRLPSDFINCQKEDLIVIISRMLTSLTRINDQRTAPNLQYIDHGSLTRFHSRSPPQISIFNYLYRLSHYSALEHSVLIATVYYIDLLTLCYPVFAINSLTVHRFLLTATTVGSKSLCDSFCSNKHYAKVGGVNIVELNMLEAEFLRRVNYRVVPRDFNRDRERRNSVTTISSSERDEEPEGISAAADILSMYYNRMVLLVGGMHPNDVDGNTVITGHNDNIVYYVSDDDDESRYSGSDINEINGRFADPYNTESYIHNGNRLAETSECQRQDIEPGMRADQMQFFDNEFVDSSTDYDSSSISDSYYEEDAVNCNPRKRPADKSGMGESRQGSKPSSKKMR, encoded by the coding sequence ATGGAGCGCCAATCTGtcgatgatgataaagCGGGCTGTATGAGTCCGTCAAATGTGAGTAATACATCGCTGAAGATGTCACCCAGTCTATCAATTATTCAACAGCAAATGCAACAGCAACAGAATTCACAAAATGCAAGAGTACAACGAACAGAAAGTGTGCAAGACAACATAAAGCCGTATGCGACTCAACAGATGTCGAAAGTGCAGACACAAAATAATGGTACAGTTCAAGATAGAAGGGAACTTTTTAGAAAAGGCCTGAACAGTACACCAGGTATAATTTACCGTCGGTTACCATCCGATTTTATAAATTGTCAGAAGGAGGATTTAATAGTTATAATTTCACGGATGCTTACGTCGCTTACTAGAATTAACGACCAAAGAACGGCACCAAACTTGCAATATATTGATCACGGGAGTCTTACACGATTTCATTCGCGTTCGCCTCCACAAAtatcaatttttaattATCTATACCGGCTGTCCCACTACTCAGCCCTTGAACACTCCGTTCTAATAGCTACCGTGTACTACATAGACTTGCTAACTCTTTGCTATCCAGTTTTTGCAATTAACTCATTGACTGTTCATAGATTTCTTCTTACGGCAACAACAGTCGGTTCGAAATCATTATGCGATTCGTTTTGTTCCAATAAACACTATGCTAAAGTTGGCGGTGTCAACATCGTTGAATTAAATATGTTAGAAGCGGAATTTCTCAGACGTGTGAACTATAGAGTTGTTCCTAGGGACTTTAATCGAGAtcgagaaagaagaaattctGTGACAACCATCAGTTCTTCCGAGAGAGACGAAGAACCAGAAGGTATCAGTGCGGCTGCTGATATCCTAAGCATGTATTATAATCGAATGGTTCTTTTAGTCGGTGGAATGCATCCAAACGATGTTGATGGAAATACTGTCATAACTGGACATAACGATAATATTGTGTATTATGTCtccgatgatgatgatgaaagcaGATATTCTGGTTCAGATATTAATGAAATCAACGGTAGGTTTGCCGACCCATATAACACGGAGTCGTATATTCATAATGGAAATCGGCTTGCCGAAACTTCTGAATGTCAGCGTCAAGATATAGAGCCTGGTATGAGAGCGGACCAGatgcaattttttgataatgaatttgttgattCGTCAACCGATTATGATTCATCATCTATTTCAGACTCGTATTACGAGGAAGATGCAGTTAATTGCAACCCAAGAAAGAGACCCGCTGATAAATCGGGAATGGGAGAATCCAGACAAGGGTCAAAGCCCAGTAGTAAGAAAATGAGATAG
- the RPS18A gene encoding ribosomal 40S subunit protein S18A (BUSCO:EOG09264YEG), translating into MSSLVVHEEGTFQHILRLMNTNVDGKIKIVYALTTIRGVGRRYANLICKKADVDLNKRAGELTQEELERVVQIMQDPTKYKVPAWFLNRQKDLDDGKDYHVLANNLESKLRDDIEKLKKMRAHRGLRHSWNLRVRGQHTKTTGRRGKVSIA; encoded by the exons ATGAGCAGTTTAGTTGTCCACGAGGAAGGTACCTTCCAGCACATTTTGCG TTTGATGAACACAAACGTTGATGGTAAGATTAAGATCGTCTACGCTTTGACTACTATCAGAGGTGTTGGTAGAAGATACGCCAACTTGATTTGCAAGAAGGCCGATGTTGATCTTAATAAGAGAGCCGGTGAATTGACCCAGGAAGAGTTGGAGAGAGTTGTCCAGATCATGCAGGACCCAACCAAATATAAGGTTCCAGCTTGGTTCTTGAACAGACAAAAGGACCTTGACGATGGTAAGGACTACCACGTTCTTGCTAACAACTTGGAGTCCAAGTTGAGAGATGATATTGAGAAGCTCAAGAAGATGAGAGCCCATCGTGGTTTGAGACACTCTTGGAACTTGAGAGTCAGAGGTCAGCACACTAAGACAACTGGTAGAAGAGGTAAGGTTTCCATTGCTTAA
- a CDS encoding uncharacterized protein (BUSCO:EOG09264NNY), whose protein sequence is MLPRSISGTIRRSTIMGCALRRYATEAIRLTTAVKEETSTTKEVEASKKKVLQNFMEPTKYALVSLRSFPSLEPHSVIPVHSNYLSVPLRRDILWLAVTMELDNRRVGSSNPPGRSQGKYSRRKLRKQKGSGMARVGDANSPTRENGAYALARNAPSDFSTTLPKKVYHLAYRTAFSEQYRRGHLFIIGQGQNEQGQLKEGDSYGLEICTSDSHSIGMFLKSQNINNHLNVLFVPDDYLSTANLREAVMKYPSSKINVKDKEDVEVRDILKSHRVYMEKGAFEYFVSKYSQFMTL, encoded by the coding sequence ATGTTACCTCGCAGCATTTCAGGAACAATTAGAAGAAGTACGATCATGGGCTGTGCCCTGAGAAGATATGCCACTGAAGCAATACGATTAACAACAGCTGTAAAAGAGGAAACATCGACTACCAAAGAGGTTGAGGCTagtaagaagaaagtgCTACAAAATTTCATGGAACCGACAAAATATGCACTGGTGTCTTTACGTTCATTCCCATCTTTAGAACCACATTCGGTAATTCCTGTTCATTCCAATTATTTAAGCGTACCATTGAGAAGGGATATATTATGGTTGGCCGTTACAATGGAATTAGATAACAGAAGAGTTGGATCATCAAATCCACCTGGAAGATCTCAAGGGAAATATTCGAGAAGGAAACTTaggaaacaaaaaggaagtGGTATGGCCAGAGTGGGTGATGCGAACTCCCCAACTAGAGAAAATGGTGCATATGCTTTGGCAAGAAATGCACCAAGTGACTTCTCTACAACTTTACCCAAAAAAGTGTATCATCTTGCATATAGAACAGCTTTTAGCGAGCAATACAGGAGGGgtcatttatttatcattGGTCAAGGACAGAATGAACAGGGCCAATTAAAAGAAGGCGATTCATATGGGTTGGAAATTTGCACAAGCGATAGTCATTCCATTGGCATGTTCTTGAAGTCACAGAATATAAACAATCACTTGAACGTGTTATTTGTGCCGGATGACTACCTCTCTACGGCAAACCTACGCGAGGCAGTGATGAAGTATCCTAGTAGTAAAATAAACGTTAAGGATAAGGAGGATGTGGAGGTGAGAGACATTCTAAAGTCCCACAGAGTGTATATGGAAAAAGGTGCGTTTGAGTATTTTGTGTCAAAATATTCACAATTTATGACTCTTTGA